The genome window TGTATTTACGATTATTGAGCAATATTTTGAGCTCACAACAGTTTTACAACAGTGACATCATATCTGTCACAATGTTTATTACTATGTAGGTGTCAGGAAAAAAGTacgaaacgaaaaaaagggttgttttcatgtttaactttgaacaaaaacttgaaaatcgatGTCTTCGTGTCTCTGTTTGTGTTAAACGATGCAAGCGTGTCTCCTTCCCAACCGAAAATGGACAACTGAGAGAGAAGGGAGCGGGTATACGGTAGAGAAGAAAGAAGGAGGAGGGGCGTAGCTTTCTTTCGAGAATAGTAGTGACTATGAGTAAAATGCAATGAGGAATAACAAATTAGGAATGATTGGAACGGTGGTGGTGGGAGatgaatttctaattttctaattcatGTTTTTGGTTGAACTAGGTTGATTGGGATTAGATTGGTCTGGTTGGGGAGTTTgaatagatttaaaaaaggtttttgggACCACTTTGAGTCTATTAAAGCAAGCTAGAAACTCTACTCTACAAAGACTATAAGGTATAgcttttttatacaaatataGGACTTCGAGAATTTATtgtatgcaaaaaaatttagctttgGATATGTGACCGTAGCCtggaaccttttttttttttgaaagaagctCAGCTTCATATGTAGGGGATCGCACAAATTTGAGCCCCTAAAACTTTGgtctgaattttttcggtCAATTTTGGCAAAGATCGTGTCATCTAAGAAAGAATCAAAAggctttttttgttcagaaaaccTAAAGCATcccaaaagttttcagaattttcaaattttataaacaatctaaaaataattcaaagtttgcaaaaacttacctagaaaaaatttcatggaTCTCGAAATTATTGGCAAAAGTGAGCTTAATAGCGAAGCTTCAAATTGGCCTTTTCTGTTTAGTCTTGCCaaagtgccaaatttttgaaaaattcagagcagttcaaagttcaaaaaccaCGTGGTGCCCATTACGGCTTAaccttgatctacaaaaaatacgtgattttttgcgcaaaaaaatgggacgtcagcacgttcttaaccatgcaaaatcagttgagaactctgcgtctcttctcccgcattttttaagatagatcaagccgaaatgagacactctgattTATATTATGTGtgccactttttgaatgtagatttaaaaaaattgcataactttaaaaaaaatttctaaagaaaTTTGATAATCTTATCTGTATGGCTAAGGGTCTtgcaatttaatttaatagtTTTAGTTGAGCTTTATGCTCAGATGCTCAAACTTTTGTGGCATCCTAATCAagtttataattaaaaatgtggTTGACCTTCCTTGTAGGTCCTCCCTTGTACTattctcttcaaaaaagtctatatttgaatttctgggCCATGTTTCCTTCATTGTTGCCAATTGTCTTTATATGTGTTCTAAACATAATAGAGAACTGAGTCATAAAGGTATGAGAATGCATGCTTCTTTCTCTCTCAATCCATGTCCTTTCtcatttgttttcattttctcaagaAGAGACCCCCTTCCCAAAGGTGTCATAAAATGGGGGCACAATTGTATTTGGGTTGAAGAACAGATGGATTAGGGCTAAACAGACAAGAGATGGAGGGGGAATAGTTGTAAATTATGATATTGCTGCTGGGGGATGGTTGGGTAAATACTCTCAGCGGGTGATATCTTTAGAAATTTATACAAATTAGGTGACTGGCCGCAGTAAGAGGTATTCATGGCTGGGCGGTAAAAGTTGGagaattttggttttggtttaggcttaggcttaggcttaagcttaggtttaggcctaggcttaggcataggctcaggcttagacttaggctcaggctaggctcaggcttaggctcaagctcaggcttaggcttaggcgctgtaaaatacaccgaaaaaacacaaaaaatacgtctaaaatatttttttgccgCCAACTAATTCAATGGAAACCATTTACAAAACCGCAAaactatcagaaaaaatttgaaaaaatgccgactgaaaaattttcgaaatcaaaagttttggaaagttAAAGTTAaaggaaagtttttgaaaaattgttctaaacCATCCTAAATATTTAATACAATTATAATAATGACACATTTTAAGAAtggcatctgaaaaaatttcatgtcgacttttttctagaacttgagcgaaaaaattgaacaaaaaaacagtGGAAAAGAACCAAAACATTCAAATCAAAGTGTagtgaaaaagaaataaaaggCCATTAGAATACAAGAAGACACTAACTTCCATTTCATGTGGATAGTTTCCTATGGTTAATTTGCATGAAAATGCCACTACTGCACCCTTTTCCCCCAATATTTTCCCTTTTCATCTTACCGCTCACCTCAAGCTCTGATCACCACTTGAACCTCCCCCTCTTTCTACTGATACTCTTCTCAAATTTGACACCTCATGCCGTAAAAGAGTGTTTGTGCAGATGGGATGGGTACCCTGGGGAGAGGGTTCCGAAACAAGACACCTTCTGAGAAGAGACCGCGGCTTCATTAATCAACGTCTTCTGAGACTCTTGGAGGCgaaaggaaaagaagaagaagcaatttATTAGAGGAAATCGAGTAGCATACCGTCTGTTATGATTTTGAGAAGAGGAACGGTTTTTGAAGGGACATAGATTCAGGGggtgcctacatgcctgccttcaaggcgacctaaaattcaaacaaatacATTGGAATGCGGAAATCTTcaggcagtaggcaggcaggaaGGCAAAGAATTTTCCCAcgatttatttggaaatatacgtgaaaattgataattaaaattgggaaaactttggaaagcattttgaattttttcacgtgataacattttcttcaattgaaaaaacaaaaaaaaaaacacagaaaaaagaaaaacaatcaattttgaaatcagttCTTAATCAATAAGTTGTCGAAGATCAAATCGATTGGAGCGAAACGATAACAATGAATGCTCGTGTTGGAAATCAGGTATGCCTGCCTGCTTGCCTTGCGCCTCGCTTAAATCTACACGAGTTCGTGTAAATCTACACAGGGTGGTGTAAATCTACAGGGCCttgcgtaaatctacatatcGTGACGTAAGCCTACACTGATTCTTGTAAATCTACACTGGTTcgcgtaaatctacactagCTCGGCGCTCTCctgcgtaaatctacaaagcgtgacgtaaatctacacaggCTGGTGTAAATCTACAGGGCCttgcgtaaatctacatatcGTGGCGTTAGCCTACACTGATTCTTGTAAATCTACACTTGTTTGCGTAAATCAACACAGGCCGGTGTAAATCTACACTGACttgcgtaaatctacacaggGTGGTGTAAATCTACAGGGCCttgcgtaaatctacatatcGTGACGTAAGCCTACACTGATTCTTGTAAATCTACACTGGTTcgcgtaaatctacactagCTCGGCGCTCTCctgcgtaaatctacaaagcgtgacgtaaatctacacaggCTGGTGTAAATCTACAGGGCCttgcgtaaatctacatatcGTGGCGTTAGCCTACACTGATTCTTGTAAATCTACACTTGTTTGCGTAAATCAACACAGGCCGGTGTAAATCTACACTGACttgcgtaaatctacacaggGTGGTGTAAATCTACAGGGCCttgcgtaaatctacatatcGTGACGTAAGCCTACACTGATTCTTGTAAATCTACACTGGTTcgcgtaaatctacactagCTCGGCGCTCTCctgcgtaaatctacaaagcgtgacgtaaatctacacaggCTGGTGTAAATCTACAGGGCCttgcgtaaatctacatatcGTGGCGTTAGCCTACACTGATTCTTGTAAATCTACACTTGTTTGCGTAAATCAACACAGGCCGGTGTAAATCTACACTGACttgcgtaaatctacacaggGTGGTGTAAATCTACAGGGCCttgcgtaaatctacactagCTCGCGTAAATCAACACCTTGTTcgcgtaaatctacactgcCTTGTGTAAATCGACATTTAGttgcgtaaatctacactagCTAGCGTAAATCTACACCAACACCATCTTTCCAGAATACTCACGGTTCTGCAAGTGAGATAATTTCGACATTCAATCAATTCTTCACAAATGTTCCCCCCAACCGGAGCTTCGACATGAGCTACAAAGGTTCGAGCATTCCAGTGTGCTCCAGAATTTCCAgcctatattttttttcagtatactTGCAAGATTTGGCCGATATGGAAGATCGAACTTCGACTTCTCGCTGTAGTTCAACGACTCGGATCAAGCCCACCAAGATCGCCGGATTCGGAACGGTTCCACTGCTTAGCTCGGCCGGGGTAAGAATTTTCGAAAGTCATGAAaaatggtctcgacacgacagatttaaaaaaattgcgtcgatttttcaaaaaatgtttggttttttgtctACTGTACTCATTAAAGGCGCACGATATTTTTTGTAGCTTTGTTTCGACGTTCGTGTCGGGACCTGGTACCatcgatttattgatttttctgaaaataaaataatattttcagacgaatCAATCAGTTCTGTCGACGAAATCTGCAAAGTCTTGCTTGTCTAATACCATCGCAGCATCCATGACTGAACCACAAGTATCCATGACTCAAGTGGATCGGATGTACGAGGATAATCTGGCGCGTAAGAAGAGATCAATGGTGGCCGTGTCCGAGTTCAACAAGATATATGGACAGGAATATCATCCACCATCATCTTCCGAATCGACTCGATCTTTCTATGAGAACATTGATGCCGTCTATCCATCTTCAAAAGCATCGGAGTCTTCATCCTCGTCGGCATCAACTGGATCATCGGACAATCGTAAGGACATTGAGAAATGGGAGAAGTTGGATTCCGAAGCCGAAAGTGACATTGAACTCTTTATCAAGGTTTCCGACTGTTTTGACTGAATAGCTTCTCAATAAAGATCCGTTGTCTAACACACATCTCCCAGGAGAGCTGCTCTTCCGACTAACAAATCATTTGTCATAACAGGGGGGATGCCGCCGAAAAGAGCGCGGGGATGCGAATGAAAAATGCTATTTAGAAAGTTTGAgagcaaaaaagtttagaaattcatgaaaaaggGAGCTGATAAAATGGTAAagtaaagtaaaaataaagtagagtacacaaaaattttgcaaaagaagTTATAAATAGACTTCAACCCATATTAGACTAGGAACAAGTGTACAATTGATATTTACAGGAAGAATGAATAcaattatttccaaattttgatgaCACCATCGTAGCCAGAAGAGACGAGCAGTTCAGAGTTGAGAAGCATCATGTCGGTGATCGGGGTACGGTGATAGGTGGATGGCTGGAAATGtacaattttgtagaaaacttttttaaaaactttaaactaaCCTTTGAATCTAACGGAACAACTTTCTGATTCTCCTTGGCTTCTGTGTCCAACACGGTGCGTTCATAAATTACAAATGGATCTGTCGAAGCTCCAGATGGAGCTGTTGATGTGTCGTTTTCCTCAAAGATCGTTCGATACGCGGTACGTCCTTTCGGCGGGGCGGAGATGATTTCACAGCCGACAGCTCGTGTAGGATTCCATTTTCGGATTGCTCCACGTGTGTCACCTGTGTAGACAACGCCTGTCTTCTCGCAAACGCATAGAGATCGAGTGGCAAGGGAATCTTGTTTCCGGGCATCGtttgactggaaattgaaattaattttttaaaaatgtgtattttattCAAGCTTACCGCGGCACTATAACTTAAAATCGGAGCTCCTCCAGTCCAGAAAACTCGTTTTCGTAGAGGTTGAGCACTTAGTTCATAGGTACTAATCTCGCCATGCATCGAGAATCCAACGAAAACTTCGGGACACTCTTGCCGCGATACTGGATTCGCCCATACTCTGTTCGGCTGGGTATTCTGATGTGGAGACTCCCATCGGAGAACCTCTTCCTTGAATCGTAAATCATAGAGAACTAGATTCTTCTGTCCCGAATTATTGCCAATGACCATCCAGCTTTGCTGCCAAGGATCTATAGCAGATGAAGTGACGAGGCCGTGAGATTCTTGGAACTTCTTTCTCCAGATATCATGTCGCTTGAGTGGCCCTTCCGAAGCTCCGACTCTCAAATCAATTCCATAAAGCACTCCGTGATGTGTTCTCACGATTGCCATCGGACCATTGCAATGGAGATACACAGGTGGTCCTTCTGCATCGGGAATCCTGACTTGCGTCGCCACTCGAGCGGATCCTTGTCCAACATCAGCCCATCGGACGAAACCGTCGTTGGTAGCTGAGCATGCGAATTGATCGTTCCAACCGACAGAGTTCACCTTCTCGCGACTCGTTTCGGTTGGAATCCATGTGTCCTCACTTCTCGCCGACCCGTATCCTTCTCCGAGGACTGATCGTGTCTTCCACACTTTCACAGTCCCATCCGTAGATCCACTAAGAAAGAGATCGGATTCTCGGTTGGCGCACAAtctggaagaagaaaaaattgaaatttagcaATATTCTAGAATTAAAATCTCACTTTGTGATCTTTCCCGAATGCTCGTGAAGATGCGTAATAATTATTCCTTTAACATTATTATTAGACGAAGAGCCAAGTGAGCCAGCAGACGGCGATGCACTCAGCACAGGATGGCTTGCACTGGCTGCCAATGGACGTTTCGGTCGACAATTCACATTTCTCATGTGCAATTCGTTGAGATGAGCCAACATTTCGTTCACTTGATTATCGAATGTGGTGTTCTTGACAGGAGAATCTGAATTTAATggttatataaaaaaaaaaaaaaaatagtctcaaattgagaaatatgtaccacaaaaaaacggaaaaaaccgtgattttttttcaattttggctaaattccTCCAAAATCAGAACTTCAGAACACCAGAGTATTTTAAagctaaatatttttattcttttgtgattttttgtggTCTTTCTGCATAagatattatttcaaatttttagaaggaACAAATGAAACGACGTTTGCAAACacgatttctcaattttggtgaaactccctccaaaatgagatCTGCGACCAATCAGTGAGTTGCTCCGCCCAATTTTAAACCAATAAGATGtagtgggcggagttcgacgtcactgattggtcgcagttctcattttggagggaatttagattaaattgaaaaatcgcttgttggatttttcattgtttcgcgagtttattttttttcggatattttacATACAAGGAGCCGGTGTATTGGTGACAGTTCGTTCTTCTTCAATGACCACTTCACCAGCAAGCAAAAGAGTGTCACGTCGTTCTGTTGAATGGTTCGGAATGTTGATAGCGGTGAGATGCTTGGAGTTGGAGCTCATCGCACTTTCGTCTCCTCCATAGGTGAACTCTTTCCGTCGTACTCGACTGTGAGCAATTGAAGAGAGATCAATTGTTCCGAGTTGGCGAGTCAAGTAGATTTCCATTCCGgcgctgaaaataattgaattgaattttaaatttgaaagcaaaaaaattactaacgTATTTCTTGTCTCTGCCATCCGTTCAAAAAGTTTCCTAAACGAATAAACCGACGCAGTAAGCCGTTTTCTGGCTTCTAACGCAGCTTTCAAATCATTATGCTCTACAACTCCCGCTTTCgtttcagttttgattttcggaaaaatcgtgTTAAACCATCCAGCCCCCGCTTCGAATGGTTTGCCGGTTTGGAAATGGATTTCTGAAAGCTTTACGATTGAAATTTCACACCATCTTGGAGAAATTTACCTAAAAGCATAGTTATTTGCTTGGTATTCTCCAAACTTTGATCTATAATCTGATTGAACGTGGTCCGTGGGATCGGGTCGACGAGCTGGCTCATCAGAACCGGCTTGCTCTTCAGGGTAAGCACTCCTCTCTTCGATTCCTCAACGAATGGGCTCACAAGTGGAATCAGCTTAACATGAACTTCAGCATTATGCCATTGACAATCGATTGCTAGCAAAATGTCACAAACGGTGGAGCGAATCCAgtcattctgaaattaattaaaattttttgaagttagtTCTGAAATCGAAATGGCTTACTGGATGAACTAAAAACGGCAGAACATCATCTAACAACTTTTTCACGGACATTTTATCCAAATTCtcgtttttaatcaaaatatgAATACATCCTAAAGCACGGACTACAACGTGCTCTTCGCCGTCTTGAAGGCCCAATTGCAGAAGTGGCACCATTCCTTCACTTCGCTTCTGAACACAAACTGGAAGAGAATCGAAGAACGCTGCTCGTAACCGCCATTCAGTTTTCGCGTTCAAAAATGTGCACAGGAATCGAAGCAGGGTATCGTCGTCTGGAAATTGGGAAGGAAATTAGTGGGTTTtattattacgggaacacaaaattctggaaatacGTATTCCgcagcatatttgacgcgcaaaatatcttgtagcgaaaactacgaacaaaaaataaatttagaatatCTTGTCACTACTGTGTATTTTTTCCAGCTctcctttaaagtcgtagaagtggaaaaaatgcacagtagTGACAAGatattctaaatttattttttgttcacttttaACATTTAATCGATAACTCGagtccgtaaatcgacacaatcgctacagtagtcattcaaagaattactgtggttttcgctacgagatattttgcgcgtcaaatatgctgcGGAATGCGCATTCTCTGAATATTGTGTTTCCGTAATACGTTTTCAACGAGAACTAACTTCCTATTTTAATAAAGAAATGATAGAGCAATATGAGCGACTTGCTCTCCACAAGACACCGCTTCACCATTGGTTCCTTGCTACACAACGCGGAGAACATTGCAGAAACTCCGTGGAGCAACGCCCCGGCGTCATCATTTTGCTGCTGCTCTCCGGCAGTGGAGACCTCGTCATCATACATCGTCGCTTGGCGGATTTCTCGCCCAGCCATGTAGAATCGATAGGCAGTATCAGCAAATTGTCCGAGAGATGTTGCGATTGCGAAGAGCACGTGTTGGGGAGAATCAATCGAATCGTTGGACATTGAGTTCTGGAaataaatcgatatttttagtttttttgccttattagattcaaaaaatctaaaaaagagcgaatttcataacgagaattttcaaaaaaaaattcgaaaaaacctAATTCGGTGTCGGCGTTTCgatttttagatatttcaaaaaatttcgatttttcaaaaattagcttaaaattttggttttttgttttattttcatcttataaaatcttattttatggttaattttctgaacagttttttttttgatttttcgattttctctcaactcagagaaaaaagtgaaaaatcgaaaaatggcaCACTTGCTCCGAGTCACAGCGatcggaaattgttttttttaggaatttttgtaatttttgattgaataaaaatcaatttccgcCGCTGTGACACGGAATTAcgtcttttcttctttttttccgaaGTTTCGCTATGAAATTCGGTcgtttttgaccaattttgagcaatttttccaggaaaacgCACTAGATGGGGGAAGAGATAGTCGACAAAAACCAGTGATTCCTCATAAGTTTTCGGTTGAATCGGAGCCAAAAGTTCTGCAACAGCTGTGACTGCTGTCGCTCGAACTTGAGTTTCCGGATCCATCCAAAGATGAACAAAGTATGGAAGAATCCTGTCGATGGCCACGCTGGAATCTGATATTGTTGATAGTTCGACGAGCATTCGAATGgcatcctgaaattttttaatattaaacttttttttttggaaaactagaaaaaaactaacagtTTTTCCCTGAATTGTTCTCAGAGCTCTCAGATTTGCTGTAATCAATGATACAAAGAGGAATGCAAATGATTTCGATTCATCATTCTCTGATAGCCGTGCCCACCACAACTGCTTCTCCCGTTTCAGCTTCGTAATCACATCATCTGGCTCCAAATACGAAAACTCTAAAGCCTGACTGAAATCATCAGTCGACGGATCGGACGACGTTGATGTACCATAAAGCGGTCGGAACCGGTCGAGATATTTGAAAAGGAACGACTCGAGGATGTGAGGGAATTTGAGAGCGGCTCCGGTGAGAACTGCGTTCGCTGAGATACGGAATGACGGGTCTCGATTGAGAAGAAGCCGGAGGAGTGGGCGGTAGGGAGCAGGAACGTCTTGAattagtctgaaaattaggGTTTTTATATtaccaaaataaataattaaaaaaaaaaaagaaaataaaaccaaCCGTAAAAGCATATTCCCGGCATCAGCATCATTCATAGATCGATATTCACAAAGTGAGCTGTAAGTGAATGGAGGTCGATCACAGAGAAGCTCAAAGACGATGCAACCAGCCGAGAACATGTCCATTTTCGGAGTTAACGACCCGAAAAGCCATTCATCCTGTCCATCCCTAAGTTTTTCATCGTATTCCGTAGCAGAAATGAATCGTTCTGGTGCAATATAGCAACTCTGCCGACGACTCGTGtcgaagaaaaatgtgaatgaaGATGGGTTGTCGTGAGTGAGAAAACATGGCTTGAATGGCGCAAAATCGGTGATTTGTAGCCAGTTTGTGGAGGAGATGAGCACGTTCTGTGATTTGAGATCTCCGTGGCAAACTCCTGCGGTTTCACATTGAGACAGCGCCTTGAAGAGCAGGAAGATGTACCTGAAATAtcgcaattaatttttttgacggTCTCAAACATCTAAAATAGGCTTAAATTTATCAATACAATTGactattttgagtttttatcccactttcaaaaacaatatttttgaaattctgtatAATATTTACGTGATGaccgttaaaaaaaattaatgctaTAAAAGCCCGTAAacttcagagaaaaaatttattgtgtAATTTGGTTTGATTCGTTGTAAACGTTTACAATGACTGCTCGAAAAGCTAAAGAggtaatttgttttaaataaaatcatcaacttttttcatcgttttcaaAGTGCTCACGTGTCTGCAAGTGATATAATATCGacattcaacaattttttcgagaatctCCCGAACGACAAGAGCTTCGACATGGCTTATAAAGGTTTGTGATACCGAAAAATGATTCGAAACTTTAAATACTTGAACTTTTTACAGTCTATCTCAAAGATTTGGCTGATGTGGATGACGGTTCGAGATGTGAATCCTCGTCGATTTTGACTCAAAACCAGCCGACGACAATCGCCTCGTCTGGATTTGTGATGTCTAATCCGAATGTGGTAGATCAAATTTTTGCTACTTCGAAAGGTtgttaagaaaaaaagtttcagaaaagcCCATCGCTTCCGTCGTCGGCCACTAATTGGAACTCGGAATATTCGGTGACCGAACCGACGATGAGCCCGGCGGATCAGATTCTGAAGGATAGCGTTGCTCGCAAGAAGAGGTCGATGGTCGATTTGACGGAGCTTAACCAGCTCTACGGAAAAGGCTATAAGCCGCCAGCCCCATCTGCACGAACGCCACCAACAATTTATGAGAACTTGGCAATTAATGCTCCTTCGTCCCCCTCTGCTACTGATGCATCGTCGGTTCCGTTGACTTTTATCGAAAAGCATCacgaattcaaaaaactcgtGCCATCTGGGACTGACGGAAGATTCGAGTTGTTTCTTAAAGTGGCCGATTGTTTCGATTAAAAGAAGCAAAATCTCTCTTGAACTCTTATCATAATCTTGTCGCAATAAACTTTGAATCTCACCACATTTTCTCTGCCTCCACTACGAACGGCCTCGTGCTCAATCGATCGAAGAGCGTGTGCTTTTGAAAAGCTCTGACCATTACAGCATACTTTTGTTTTACAAGAACCTTTTTGATAGGACAACAATTCGGACTTTTCATGAGCGCTTTCCGAATATCGATAATTCGCTGTGGAAACGGGTCCAGTGACGCCAAATCTTGTCTAACGAATACTTTATACACAAAGACGCCTTCATGCGTTCTTCCTCGAGCGACTTTCATGAAACGGGTGCTCCCAAgactgaaattcgaatttatttttcccacTTGCTCATCGCAAATACTTACTTTTCGACTGCATCACATGACAAATCGTTGAGATATACCTCCACGGGCAGAATTTCCGACGGATTCGTTGTGAAAAGTGAGTTTATATTACCCATAATAtgtctgaaattgaagaaaatgaaataaatggATAGATCGTCgggaaaaaattgtctgaaattgcTGAAGACGCTCAGTTTGGCATGTGAGAAATGACGGAGAACAAGGAAAGAGTATGTGGaagtgagagacgcagagagaaaAGTACGGCGGAGCGCGAATTCGATTCAAGACTGTGAGCGTTCGCGAACCgttctttttaattaaaatcaacttttatcgacccattttttcttcttatacACTCATTGtcttatttatttaaatgaaaaattataaaaagtactaaatgtttttctattaCAACTAAATTCTTGCCAGCATAAACTTTTATGTATTTTCACTGcctaaatgttaaaaaaagagtttttttttactttttattcatTAAATTCAAGTTAAACCCCCAATAATTAGATTATCAACGATAATTTATAtcatttctcgaaaaaaaaaagttttttgttttgatcactttaaaatttttgaaaagtttgatgtGCAGGGAGTCTCTTTGATGTGCAGGTTATCACTCTGGAGTACGGTAGTTCATGTTTCGAAAATTACTTTCAGTTTGCTTGGTTTTTGTTTCCTATTCTTAATGAACTTCTCtctgtttttgtcttttccgctgcaaattcaatttttaatttttgttttcagaatgtcAGACGTTGCTGAAGAGAAAGCCGAATTCCTCGTCATTCGCACATATGGATCGGAGTCTTTCCGCAAAGAATGTGCTGATCTCATTGT of Caenorhabditis elegans chromosome II contains these proteins:
- the ZK930.4 gene encoding uncharacterized protein (Confirmed by transcript evidence); amino-acid sequence: MNARVGNQNTHGSASEIISTFNQFFTNVPPNRSFDMSYKVYLQDLADMEDRTSTSRCSSTTRIKPTKIAGFGTVPLLSSAGTNQSVLSTKSAKSCLSNTIAASMTEPQVSMTQVDRMYEDNLARKKRSMVAVSEFNKIYGQEYHPPSSSESTRSFYENIDAVYPSSKASESSSSSASTGSSDNRKDIEKWEKLDSEAESDIELFIKVSDCFD
- the vps-15 gene encoding non-specific serine/threonine protein kinase (Confirmed by transcript evidence) translates to MGNINSLFTTNPSEILPVEVYLNDLSCDAVENLGSTRFMKVARGRTHEGVFVYKVFVRQDLASLDPFPQRIIDIRKALMKSPNCCPIKKVLVKQKYAVMVRAFQKHTLFDRLSTRPFVVEAEKMWYIFLLFKALSQCETAGVCHGDLKSQNVLISSTNWLQITDFAPFKPCFLTHDNPSSFTFFFDTSRRQSCYIAPERFISATEYDEKLRDGQDEWLFGSLTPKMDMFSAGCIVFELLCDRPPFTYSSLCEYRSMNDADAGNMLLRLIQDVPAPYRPLLRLLLNRDPSFRISANAVLTGAALKFPHILESFLFKYLDRFRPLYGTSTSSDPSTDDFSQALEFSYLEPDDVITKLKREKQLWWARLSENDESKSFAFLFVSLITANLRALRTIQGKTDAIRMLVELSTISDSSVAIDRILPYFVHLWMDPETQVRATAVTAVAELLAPIQPKTYEESLVFVDYLFPHLNSMSNDSIDSPQHVLFAIATSLGQFADTAYRFYMAGREIRQATMYDDEVSTAGEQQQNDDAGALLHGVSAMFSALCSKEPMVKRCLVESKSLILLYHFFIKIGNDDTLLRFLCTFLNAKTEWRLRAAFFDSLPVCVQKRSEGMVPLLQLGLQDGEEHVVVRALGCIHILIKNENLDKMSVKKLLDDVLPFLVHPNDWIRSTVCDILLAIDCQWHNAEVHVKLIPLVSPFVEESKRGVLTLKSKPVLMSQLVDPIPRTTFNQIIDQSLENTKQITMLLEIHFQTGKPFEAGAGWFNTIFPKIKTETKAGVVEHNDLKAALEARKRLTASVYSFRKLFERMAETRNTAGMEIYLTRQLGTIDLSSIAHSRVRRKEFTYGGDESAMSSNSKHLTAINIPNHSTERRDTLLLAGEVVIEEERTVTNTPAPYSPVKNTTFDNQVNEMLAHLNELHMRNVNCRPKRPLAASASHPVLSASPSAGSLGSSSNNNVKGIIITHLHEHSGKITKLCANRESDLFLSGSTDGTVKVWKTRSVLGEGYGSARSEDTWIPTETSREKVNSVGWNDQFACSATNDGFVRWADVGQGSARVATQVRIPDAEGPPVYLHCNGPMAIVRTHHGVLYGIDLRVGASEGPLKRHDIWRKKFQESHGLVTSSAIDPWQQSWMVIGNNSGQKNLVLYDLRFKEEVLRWESPHQNTQPNRVWANPVSRQECPEVFVGFSMHGEISTYELSAQPLRKRVFWTGGAPILSYSAASNDARKQDSLATRSLCVCEKTGVVYTGDTRGAIRKWNPTRAVGCEIISAPPKGRTAYRTIFEENDTSTAPSGASTDPFVIYERTVLDTEAKENQKVVPLDSKPSTYHRTPITDMMLLNSELLVSSGYDGVIKIWK
- the vps-15 gene encoding non-specific serine/threonine protein kinase (Confirmed by transcript evidence), giving the protein MLAHLNELHMRNVNCRPKRPLAASASHPVLSASPSAGSLGSSSNNNVKGIIITHLHEHSGKITKLCANRESDLFLSGSTDGTVKVWKTRSVLGEGYGSARSEDTWIPTETSREKVNSVGWNDQFACSATNDGFVRWADVGQGSARVATQVRIPDAEGPPVYLHCNGPMAIVRTHHGVLYGIDLRVGASEGPLKRHDIWRKKFQESHGLVTSSAIDPWQQSWMVIGNNSGQKNLVLYDLRFKEEVLRWESPHQNTQPNRVWANPVSRQECPEVFVGFSMHGEISTYELSAQPLRKRVFWTGGAPILSYSAASNDARKQDSLATRSLCVCEKTGVVYTGDTRGAIRKWNPTRAVGCEIISAPPKGRTAYRTIFEENDTSTAPSGASTDPFVIYERTVLDTEAKENQKVVPLDSKPSTYHRTPITDMMLLNSELLVSSGYDGVIKIWK
- the ZK930.7 gene encoding RGS domain-containing protein (Confirmed by transcript evidence), translating into MTARKAKESAHVSASDIISTFNNFFENLPNDKSFDMAYKVYLKDLADVDDGSRCESSSILTQNQPTTIASSGFVMSNPNVKSPSLPSSATNWNSEYSVTEPTMSPADQILKDSVARKKRSMVDLTELNQLYGKGYKPPAPSARTPPTIYENLAINAPSSPSATDASSVPLTFIEKHHEFKKLVPSGTDGRFELFLKVADCFD